Proteins from a genomic interval of Caulobacter sp. NIBR1757:
- a CDS encoding terminase small subunit, with protein sequence MTDQVTDPETAPPVWPPQVRPLLPPPETTGEVRPLTALQQRFVQEYRLDGRASAAARRAGYAPASARWSGYKLLRDPRVKALLATPEPGRTTSLHVEYAALEELRRLAFANILDFAIVRPDGALEVDLARLERDRASAIREVTLVERTDPSGATTRVTRLKLADKSLALARFLRVCGIEIAAHEKGWAEGVQELLTRPEAEIVGRARDRKARGWG encoded by the coding sequence GTGACAGATCAAGTGACCGATCCCGAGACCGCTCCCCCGGTCTGGCCGCCCCAGGTCCGGCCGCTCCTCCCGCCGCCCGAGACGACCGGCGAGGTCCGGCCCCTGACCGCGTTGCAGCAGCGGTTCGTCCAGGAGTACCGCCTCGACGGCCGCGCCAGCGCCGCCGCCCGCCGCGCCGGCTATGCCCCGGCCTCGGCCCGCTGGAGCGGCTACAAGCTGTTGCGTGATCCCCGGGTCAAGGCCCTGCTGGCCACGCCCGAGCCCGGCCGGACCACGAGCCTCCATGTCGAATACGCCGCCCTCGAGGAGCTGCGCCGGCTGGCCTTCGCCAACATCCTGGACTTCGCCATCGTCCGCCCGGACGGGGCGCTGGAGGTCGACCTCGCCCGCCTGGAACGCGACCGCGCCAGCGCCATCCGCGAAGTCACCCTCGTCGAACGCACCGACCCCTCCGGCGCCACCACCCGCGTCACCCGCCTGAAACTGGCCGACAAATCCCTGGCCCTGGCGCGGTTCCTGCGGGTGTGCGGCATCGAGATCGCCGCCCATGAGAAGGGCTGGGCGGAGGGGGTGCAGGAGCTGCTGACCCGGCCGGAGGCGGAGATCGTCGGACGCGCGCGGGATCGGAAGGCGAGGGGGTGGGGGTGA
- a CDS encoding transposase yields the protein MPHHVTQRGNRRLPTFFGDDDYRAYRELLAEGCKAARVDILAYCLMPNHVHLVLTPTSEDGLRAALADAHRRYSRRINLREGWTGYLWQGRFASAPMDERHLPAACRYVELGETSRRRPAQRRRSIR from the coding sequence GTGCCGCATCACGTCACCCAGCGCGGCAATCGGCGGCTGCCGACCTTCTTTGGCGATGACGATTACCGGGCCTATCGCGAGCTGCTGGCGGAGGGCTGCAAGGCGGCCAGGGTTGATATCCTGGCCTACTGCCTGATGCCCAATCATGTGCATCTGGTGCTGACGCCGACGTCAGAGGATGGTTTGCGCGCCGCCCTGGCCGATGCACACCGCCGCTATTCCCGCAGGATCAACCTTCGCGAGGGCTGGACCGGCTATCTGTGGCAGGGGCGCTTTGCCTCGGCGCCGATGGACGAGCGGCATCTGCCGGCCGCCTGTCGCTACGTCGAGCTCGGGGAGACTTCGCGCCGCCGGCCGGCTCAGAGGCGCCGGTCTATCAGATAA
- a CDS encoding radical SAM protein — MDNGLIGGFSPHQIVGAVTNRRFELILLPTEKCNLRCTYCYEDFAIGRMSDETQSAIEQLLARRVPDLQHLNFSWFGGEPLVAKDVVLRLSRFAAELCKRHGVRFSGGLTTNAVQLTPELMVHLLDCNQNFFQITLDGWGATHDAVRKYANGRGSFDAIWRNLRAIKALEREFEIVLRVHVRRENIADLDELMRQVGEEFSGDERFRLDFQHLRDLGGTGGKTIQRPVTMSELFELETHFRRVFAEATPRARQNGDAQSSVSMEAFATRLSSESAGSRRSEEMAEGGGYICYAAKPNSLLVRADGRLAKCTVAFDDDRNTIGKINPDGTLTIDNEKLAPWVRGFIDLDAGSLACPLQSMHLVAPRTRATASQQNA, encoded by the coding sequence ATGGACAATGGTCTGATCGGCGGGTTCTCGCCGCACCAGATTGTCGGGGCTGTAACCAATCGTCGTTTCGAGCTCATCCTTCTTCCGACTGAGAAGTGCAATCTCCGGTGCACCTATTGCTACGAGGATTTCGCAATCGGTCGGATGTCCGACGAAACACAGTCTGCCATCGAACAGCTGCTTGCGCGGCGGGTGCCCGATTTACAGCATTTGAACTTCAGTTGGTTTGGCGGTGAACCGTTGGTGGCCAAAGACGTCGTGCTTCGTCTCTCACGGTTCGCTGCTGAGCTGTGTAAACGCCATGGCGTTAGGTTTAGCGGCGGCCTCACGACCAATGCAGTCCAACTGACCCCCGAACTTATGGTGCACCTCCTAGACTGCAATCAGAACTTTTTTCAGATCACGCTCGATGGCTGGGGCGCCACCCATGACGCCGTCCGCAAGTATGCCAACGGTCGAGGGAGTTTCGATGCGATCTGGCGCAATCTCCGCGCCATCAAGGCGTTGGAGCGTGAGTTTGAAATCGTTCTTCGCGTCCACGTCAGGCGCGAGAACATCGCTGACCTGGATGAACTCATGCGTCAAGTCGGCGAAGAATTTAGCGGTGACGAGCGTTTCCGGCTCGACTTCCAGCATCTCCGAGACCTTGGAGGCACAGGCGGCAAGACCATCCAACGACCTGTCACGATGTCCGAGCTCTTCGAACTGGAGACCCATTTTCGAAGGGTCTTTGCCGAGGCTACGCCGCGCGCCAGACAAAACGGCGATGCGCAGTCATCCGTGAGTATGGAAGCCTTTGCTACGCGACTTTCCAGCGAGTCCGCCGGATCGCGTCGGAGTGAAGAGATGGCCGAAGGGGGCGGGTACATCTGCTATGCGGCGAAACCCAACTCCTTGTTGGTTCGAGCCGACGGGCGATTGGCCAAATGTACCGTCGCTTTCGACGACGACCGCAACACTATAGGCAAGATCAACCCGGATGGGACCCTGACCATCGACAACGAAAAATTGGCTCCGTGGGTCCGTGGCTTCATTGATCTCGATGCTGGTAGCCTCGCCTGCCCACTTCAAAGCATGCACCTGGTAGCGCCACGGACGCGCGCCACGGCCAGCCAGCAGAATGCCTAG
- a CDS encoding TonB-dependent receptor — protein MISWILALALQSAPCQGGPAPAESDQEAEPGLVTEVEIKGVEPGAKGEIDKRTYVVSNDPQAQTSNALEILGKLPSVSVSGSGRVQLLGNSDVTILIDGKRPVNADALLKSLPASQIGSVEVMTNPSADYSASGTAGIINIVTRKRTTPGLTGSTSATVNSLGGAQFSLAPSLTRGRWTVDGSLGLASEKGEGSAHISREVFPSAGGLSMLLEQSERTKSEETRGRLSGRLSYRPNTKDTWTVSVEAVKRVGDQQISSRAVGYEQFEQRSERPDDSLSARVGLDYEHSGATEGETLKASVTADYLDWDLESLVHVNLADPSSADSRYRVSSAIKTRNSALKFDYGRPFGTDASFSSGAVLEYSSEETTQSLDILSGVGPSPASEDRVVGTRVIGAVYTTAQFPLAMWTVKPGARIEHSRLDFSSDAGAADISDLSVFPSLHLRRSVGEHFQVNLSYSRRISRPDVQKLNPYLIVTSETTARIGNPDLEPEYTNSVELRVEYAKDTFSADVTVYDRNTSDVWAQYTSVAPGGLTLTSYKNAGERNERGAEIALRGSVDERWKYSASLNLFSNRQRVPQGGERDDFTWSSNAQLDYRTQSIEGRKPDELQLSVSYFGPQVFYEAEISSFARADFTWRHPFNNRVSGVLTVGDIFNSTGITTRISTVGLTEETVSRTAGTTVRFSLVLRLN, from the coding sequence ATGATCTCCTGGATTCTAGCCCTGGCTCTACAAAGTGCGCCTTGCCAGGGTGGCCCGGCGCCGGCGGAATCTGATCAGGAAGCTGAGCCGGGCCTCGTTACCGAAGTTGAAATCAAGGGCGTAGAGCCCGGCGCAAAAGGCGAGATAGACAAGCGAACCTACGTTGTCAGCAATGACCCCCAAGCCCAAACATCCAACGCCTTGGAAATTCTCGGCAAGTTGCCGTCTGTCAGCGTTTCCGGGAGTGGTCGAGTACAGCTGCTGGGAAACAGCGACGTAACAATCTTGATAGACGGCAAGCGGCCAGTGAATGCCGATGCCTTGCTCAAGTCTCTCCCGGCCAGCCAGATTGGCAGCGTTGAGGTCATGACCAACCCCTCCGCCGATTACAGCGCGAGCGGCACAGCCGGCATCATCAACATCGTTACCCGCAAGCGGACCACACCTGGTCTCACAGGCTCTACTTCTGCCACCGTAAATAGCTTGGGTGGGGCACAGTTTTCGTTGGCCCCCTCGCTGACCAGAGGCCGATGGACAGTGGATGGCTCGCTTGGTTTGGCGTCCGAGAAAGGCGAGGGCTCAGCCCATATCAGTCGTGAGGTTTTTCCCTCAGCTGGCGGCCTCTCGATGCTTCTGGAGCAAAGCGAGCGTACCAAGAGCGAAGAAACGCGCGGCCGGCTGTCGGGGCGACTTTCGTATCGGCCAAACACCAAGGATACTTGGACGGTTTCGGTCGAAGCCGTTAAGCGCGTCGGGGATCAGCAGATTTCTAGTCGGGCTGTAGGCTACGAACAGTTCGAGCAGCGCAGCGAACGGCCGGACGATTCTCTCAGCGCACGGGTCGGCTTAGACTACGAGCACAGCGGCGCCACAGAGGGCGAAACGCTCAAAGCATCAGTCACTGCAGACTACCTCGACTGGGACCTGGAGAGTTTGGTGCATGTGAACCTCGCTGATCCGTCATCCGCCGACAGCCGATATCGCGTTTCCTCGGCCATTAAGACCCGCAATAGCGCTTTGAAATTTGACTACGGCAGGCCGTTCGGCACTGACGCCAGCTTTTCAAGCGGCGCCGTCCTTGAGTACAGTAGTGAGGAGACCACCCAATCACTTGATATTCTTTCGGGAGTCGGGCCTAGCCCTGCCTCTGAAGACCGAGTGGTCGGAACTCGCGTTATCGGAGCGGTCTACACCACAGCACAATTTCCGCTCGCGATGTGGACCGTGAAGCCCGGCGCCCGCATTGAGCACAGTAGGCTTGATTTTTCCTCAGACGCGGGGGCGGCAGACATTAGCGATCTGTCGGTGTTTCCGAGTCTCCACCTCAGGCGGTCCGTCGGCGAGCATTTTCAGGTCAATCTCAGTTACTCAAGGCGGATCAGCCGTCCCGACGTACAAAAACTCAACCCGTACCTAATCGTTACGAGTGAAACGACAGCGAGGATCGGCAACCCGGATCTTGAGCCCGAGTATACAAACTCCGTAGAGTTAAGGGTGGAGTATGCGAAGGACACGTTCAGCGCAGACGTAACCGTGTACGATCGAAACACGTCAGACGTATGGGCTCAGTATACGTCAGTCGCCCCAGGCGGCCTAACACTTACAAGCTACAAGAACGCAGGCGAGCGGAACGAGCGAGGGGCGGAAATTGCCCTTAGAGGCAGCGTCGACGAACGATGGAAATATTCTGCGTCTCTGAATTTGTTCAGCAATAGACAACGTGTTCCACAGGGCGGCGAGCGCGATGATTTCACTTGGTCTTCCAATGCTCAGCTCGACTATCGCACCCAGAGCATCGAGGGACGAAAGCCCGATGAGCTCCAGCTCTCGGTGAGCTATTTCGGCCCCCAAGTGTTCTATGAAGCCGAGATTTCCTCCTTCGCGCGAGCAGACTTCACCTGGCGGCACCCCTTCAACAATCGTGTCTCGGGAGTGCTAACTGTGGGAGACATTTTCAACAGCACCGGGATCACAACGAGGATTAGCACAGTAGGCCTGACCGAGGAGACGGTGAGCCGCACTGCCGGTACGACGGTGAGGTTTTCTCTGGTGCTGAGACTGAACTAA
- a CDS encoding LysR family transcriptional regulator — translation MARPSIPLNALRAFEAAARHQSVKQAALELNVSASAVSHQVRQLEAMLGVALFVRDGRGVKLTDDGAALLPKLVQGFGLIEAALDEHHGRRAHGPLRISVLELFAHWWLLPRLSSYPLARRGFELEIEASQQVVSFDTDNLDAAVRIGKGVWPGVTSDHLFDERMGVYGPPSLALDTAPIFVSRLRQQEWRDWCAGPRPPVAATAPIVLVETVSLALKAALDGAGLCFAGDRFAERDVLTGRLRRFDEAETFSERGGFWLVYPPRGARDPRLQNFRTWLLGQVAAEQAMTRLSHPA, via the coding sequence ATGGCGCGTCCATCCATCCCCCTGAACGCCCTGCGCGCCTTCGAGGCCGCCGCCCGTCACCAGAGCGTCAAGCAGGCGGCGCTTGAGCTGAACGTCAGCGCCTCGGCCGTCAGCCACCAGGTGCGCCAGCTGGAGGCCATGCTCGGCGTCGCCCTGTTCGTCCGCGACGGCCGGGGCGTGAAGCTCACCGACGACGGCGCCGCCCTGCTGCCCAAGCTGGTGCAGGGGTTCGGCCTGATCGAGGCGGCCCTCGACGAGCACCACGGCCGCCGCGCCCACGGCCCTCTTCGGATCAGCGTCCTGGAGCTGTTCGCCCACTGGTGGCTGCTGCCCCGCCTCAGCAGCTATCCCCTGGCCCGTCGCGGGTTCGAGCTGGAGATCGAGGCCTCGCAGCAGGTCGTCTCCTTCGACACCGACAACCTCGACGCCGCCGTGCGCATCGGCAAGGGCGTCTGGCCCGGCGTCACCAGTGATCACCTGTTCGACGAGCGGATGGGCGTCTACGGCCCGCCCAGCCTGGCCCTCGACACCGCCCCCATCTTCGTCTCCCGCCTGCGCCAGCAGGAGTGGCGCGACTGGTGTGCGGGCCCCAGGCCCCCGGTCGCCGCCACCGCCCCAATCGTGCTGGTCGAGACGGTTTCGCTGGCGCTGAAGGCCGCCCTTGACGGCGCCGGCCTCTGCTTCGCCGGAGACCGCTTCGCCGAGCGGGACGTGCTGACCGGCCGGCTGCGGCGCTTCGATGAGGCCGAGACGTTCAGCGAGCGTGGCGGCTTCTGGCTGGTCTATCCGCCCCGGGGCGCCCGTGATCCGCGCCTGCAGAACTTCCGCACCTGGCTGCTCGGCCAGGTCGCCGCAGAGCAGGCCATGACCCGCCTGTCGCATCCCGCCTGA
- a CDS encoding ATP-binding cassette domain-containing protein, giving the protein MFYESAAVRLPRNLELQIQPGDCGLVCAAAMLALFGARIGVQDIRRHVGGSSRGLTIRQVRDTVRACGGAAEAVAFDPTIIEQMPIPSILLLQRGHYVVVARRAGRTLTIFYPEFGWARVAFESLTGQLSKFAVTLGGVDSTLLPTPSKRQVPLVILAALRAFEPKGLSLLVLLTVLTQLLLLSLPTVTAKLIDNQSPSGEFKEFGGATLLYVLVSAMTGVVVAAGIYVAQRVARSAGLNMGDMLFTRLGRKENRWFESLPTDGVRNVVGSADGVVRLINNSSATLTIALTSLIVSLAALAHLSPWILAICLPLIAITGSIDFFAERGLLGASVRLFEAGQRKGRFIGDALAQLPLFRRANKLSGLKAKYVETLRASVDAEAGIAVRRAAIGTGSNLIKAVDLLSFSFLASILMKNGLITVGGFVAAGAYKVALTQSVTSLIGLYGQAISFGPNIRQADDLFMPYGPDERLVQDEITSLPGIVFEAVDFRYSPFSELVLRDLNLAVQPADFVVIAGASGCGKTTIARLICGLDSPTAGRVMVGGRAADGQADVSAVLQTDKLFDASIRENVALFDDRMTDEDITHALETVCLLDFVKQLPMGLSTNVSEARGGLSAGQRQRLLLARAVASKAKILILDEATSNVDVETEAVILTRLRTTGATIVLIAHRPDAWKSADRIYDLVTGSLVLRENSSDTVSYSQAVENLVQRHARQH; this is encoded by the coding sequence ATGTTCTATGAAAGTGCGGCCGTGCGCCTCCCGCGTAACCTGGAACTTCAGATTCAACCTGGTGACTGCGGACTAGTGTGCGCGGCGGCCATGCTCGCCCTCTTTGGAGCGAGGATTGGCGTACAGGACATTCGACGTCATGTCGGCGGCTCGTCCCGAGGGCTAACGATCCGGCAAGTCCGGGACACCGTCCGGGCCTGCGGTGGCGCGGCCGAAGCGGTTGCGTTCGACCCGACCATTATCGAGCAAATGCCAATACCCTCTATCCTCCTCCTGCAGCGAGGCCACTACGTTGTCGTAGCGCGGCGCGCCGGCCGGACGCTAACAATCTTCTATCCGGAGTTTGGCTGGGCGCGCGTGGCGTTCGAATCCCTAACCGGCCAGTTGTCAAAGTTTGCGGTAACGTTGGGGGGCGTCGACTCTACGCTCTTGCCCACCCCATCCAAGCGGCAGGTGCCACTGGTCATTTTGGCAGCATTGCGGGCCTTCGAGCCGAAGGGGCTCTCGCTGCTTGTGCTGCTTACAGTACTGACTCAGCTTTTACTCCTCTCGCTTCCGACAGTTACGGCGAAGTTGATCGACAACCAGTCACCCTCCGGCGAGTTCAAGGAATTTGGCGGGGCCACGCTCCTCTATGTTCTTGTTTCGGCCATGACCGGCGTTGTTGTAGCGGCTGGAATCTACGTCGCTCAGCGTGTCGCTCGATCTGCCGGCCTCAACATGGGCGATATGCTCTTCACGCGGCTTGGGCGTAAGGAAAATCGCTGGTTTGAGTCATTACCCACCGATGGGGTCAGAAACGTTGTGGGGTCGGCCGACGGTGTCGTTCGACTCATAAACAACTCATCGGCGACGCTGACAATCGCGCTCACCTCACTGATCGTCTCGCTGGCGGCATTGGCACACCTTTCTCCGTGGATCTTGGCAATCTGCCTGCCCTTGATAGCTATAACTGGCAGCATAGATTTCTTCGCCGAAAGAGGCCTTCTTGGTGCGTCCGTACGCCTATTCGAAGCGGGCCAACGAAAGGGGCGCTTTATTGGCGACGCCCTTGCTCAACTCCCCTTGTTTCGTCGGGCAAATAAGCTGAGCGGCTTGAAGGCAAAGTATGTGGAGACCCTACGCGCGTCCGTCGACGCTGAGGCCGGAATTGCCGTTCGCCGGGCAGCCATCGGCACCGGCTCTAACCTTATCAAGGCCGTTGATCTGCTCTCCTTCTCGTTCCTGGCGTCCATTCTTATGAAGAACGGGCTGATCACAGTCGGTGGCTTCGTGGCGGCTGGGGCGTATAAGGTCGCACTGACTCAAAGTGTCACGTCACTGATCGGGCTGTACGGCCAAGCAATTTCTTTTGGCCCCAACATTCGGCAGGCGGACGATCTGTTCATGCCGTACGGGCCCGATGAGCGTTTAGTACAGGATGAAATCACCAGTCTGCCGGGGATCGTGTTTGAAGCTGTCGATTTCAGGTACAGCCCATTTTCTGAGCTGGTCCTTCGAGACCTCAACCTCGCAGTTCAGCCTGCCGATTTTGTGGTCATCGCAGGTGCCTCAGGCTGCGGAAAGACAACGATAGCCAGACTGATTTGCGGGTTAGATTCGCCAACGGCCGGCCGCGTCATGGTGGGCGGTCGCGCTGCAGATGGTCAGGCAGATGTCTCGGCTGTCCTGCAGACCGACAAGCTTTTCGACGCGTCGATCCGCGAAAACGTCGCTCTATTCGATGATCGGATGACTGACGAAGACATAACGCATGCGCTCGAGACCGTCTGCCTCCTAGACTTCGTCAAACAGCTACCGATGGGGCTTTCGACGAATGTAAGCGAGGCGCGTGGGGGCCTATCGGCCGGGCAGCGGCAACGCCTTCTACTGGCGCGCGCGGTCGCGTCAAAAGCTAAGATCCTTATCTTGGACGAAGCTACGTCGAATGTGGACGTCGAAACCGAAGCCGTCATTCTGACTCGGCTGAGAACTACAGGCGCAACAATCGTTCTGATTGCTCATCGGCCGGACGCGTGGAAGAGCGCTGATCGGATATACGATCTAGTAACTGGATCGTTGGTGTTGCGCGAAAACTCGTCAGACACCGTCTCGTATTCGCAAGCTGTTGAAAATCTAGTTCAGCGCCATGCTCGCCAGCACTGA
- a CDS encoding TonB-dependent receptor — MTSLRIRLLLGAAVIAMAGSAQAQTATAQTAPPAPAGKPAAKDAATVEGVEIKAAPGEVRTSIDSTSYSLANDLQAKTGTLADALRNIPSVDVDPQGNVSLRGDSNVTILVDGRPSGMLSGDGRAQAILSLPADQYARVEVMTNPSAAYSPEGSGGVINLITKPTAPKQGQSFTGSLRANIGQDERWNVGASANWQKDKLTLSGDLGLRHDVGEQSASRVRERLDPLTGAVISTTRQTQTVEGPSDVVYGRFTADYRLTDKLTVTGELRGNLIDNTGDSQEAYETADAAGLVTSRYSRDSDAGFSGDNLGATLRTVQRFDGAGHDWTNEVRYDRNKGHVFQAARTDYDVPALPDLYERIDNRFLLNVLGFTSAYVRPMPDDGKLKAGYELDYRDIGFNTGTSRGAAKNALIPDPLVTNEIDVNQAVHALYVTYERPFGKLSAQVGLRAEYADIQLNLVTTGAEADQSYSRLYPTLHLGYQISDAQQIKASYSRRIQRPQPFQLNPFVSYQDPLNLRSGNPDLEPQETDAFEVMWQLRAGQTFYQATAYLRDTDKAFTDVATDIGGGVLLTRPENLGSRRDYGVELVASGPITKTLKYNASVNLYQQEIDAAGLPGGEDRSGTVYSGRASLSWQPTPEDFLQLSGFYQGESLTAQGKREAGGMLNLGYRRKLTEKLAFQLTARDLLDDFGDTTTARTASFTDRNERTFGGRAVFIGLTWTFGAVPKRERDPTFDFSAPPTGG; from the coding sequence ATGACGTCGTTACGTATCCGCCTGTTGCTCGGCGCCGCCGTCATCGCCATGGCCGGCTCGGCCCAGGCCCAGACCGCGACGGCTCAGACGGCCCCGCCCGCCCCGGCCGGCAAGCCCGCGGCCAAGGACGCCGCCACCGTCGAGGGTGTCGAGATCAAGGCCGCGCCGGGCGAGGTCCGCACCTCGATCGACTCCACCAGCTATTCCCTGGCCAATGACCTGCAGGCCAAGACCGGCACCCTGGCCGACGCCCTGCGCAACATCCCCAGCGTCGATGTCGACCCGCAGGGCAACGTCTCCCTGCGCGGCGATTCCAACGTCACCATCCTCGTCGACGGCCGCCCCTCGGGCATGCTCAGCGGCGACGGCCGGGCCCAGGCCATCCTGTCGTTGCCGGCCGACCAGTATGCGCGCGTCGAGGTGATGACCAACCCCAGCGCCGCCTACAGCCCCGAAGGCTCCGGCGGCGTCATCAACCTGATCACCAAGCCGACGGCCCCCAAGCAGGGCCAGTCCTTCACCGGTTCCCTGCGCGCCAACATCGGCCAGGACGAGCGCTGGAATGTCGGGGCAAGCGCCAACTGGCAGAAGGACAAGCTGACCCTGTCGGGCGACCTCGGCCTGCGCCACGACGTCGGCGAGCAGTCCGCCAGCCGGGTCCGCGAGCGCCTCGATCCCCTGACCGGCGCCGTGATCTCCACCACCCGCCAGACCCAGACGGTCGAGGGCCCGTCCGACGTCGTCTATGGCCGCTTCACCGCCGACTACCGGCTGACCGACAAGCTGACCGTCACCGGCGAGCTGCGCGGCAACCTGATCGACAACACCGGCGACAGCCAAGAGGCCTACGAGACCGCCGACGCCGCCGGCCTGGTCACCAGCCGCTACAGCCGTGACAGCGACGCCGGCTTCTCTGGCGATAACCTCGGCGCCACCCTGCGCACGGTCCAGCGTTTCGACGGCGCCGGCCACGACTGGACCAACGAGGTCCGCTACGACCGCAACAAGGGCCACGTCTTCCAGGCCGCCCGCACCGACTACGACGTCCCCGCCCTGCCGGACCTCTACGAGCGGATCGACAACCGCTTCCTGCTCAATGTCCTGGGCTTCACCAGCGCCTACGTCCGCCCGATGCCCGACGACGGCAAGCTGAAGGCCGGCTACGAGCTCGACTACCGCGACATCGGCTTCAACACCGGAACCAGCCGCGGCGCGGCGAAGAACGCCCTGATTCCCGACCCCCTGGTGACCAACGAAATAGACGTCAACCAGGCGGTCCACGCCCTCTACGTCACCTACGAGCGGCCGTTCGGCAAGCTCTCGGCCCAGGTCGGCCTGCGGGCCGAATACGCCGACATCCAGCTCAACCTGGTGACCACCGGCGCCGAGGCCGACCAGAGCTACAGCCGCCTCTACCCGACCCTGCACCTCGGCTACCAGATCAGCGACGCCCAACAGATCAAGGCCAGCTACAGCCGCCGCATCCAGCGCCCGCAGCCCTTCCAGCTCAATCCCTTCGTCAGCTACCAGGACCCCCTGAACCTGCGCTCGGGTAACCCGGACCTGGAGCCCCAGGAGACGGACGCCTTCGAGGTCATGTGGCAGCTGCGGGCCGGCCAGACCTTCTACCAGGCCACCGCCTATCTGCGGGACACCGACAAGGCCTTCACCGACGTGGCCACCGACATCGGCGGCGGCGTCCTGCTGACCCGGCCCGAGAACCTCGGCTCGCGCCGCGACTACGGCGTCGAACTGGTCGCCAGCGGCCCGATCACCAAGACCCTGAAGTACAACGCCAGCGTCAACCTCTACCAGCAGGAGATCGACGCCGCCGGCCTGCCGGGCGGCGAGGATCGCTCGGGCACGGTCTACAGCGGCCGCGCCAGCCTCAGCTGGCAGCCGACCCCGGAGGACTTCCTGCAGCTGTCGGGCTTCTACCAGGGCGAGTCCCTGACCGCCCAGGGCAAGCGCGAGGCCGGCGGCATGCTGAACCTCGGCTACCGCCGCAAGCTGACCGAGAAGCTGGCCTTCCAGCTCACCGCCCGCGACCTGCTCGACGACTTCGGCGACACCACCACCGCGCGGACCGCCAGCTTCACCGACCGCAACGAGCGGACCTTCGGCGGCCGGGCGGTGTTCATCGGCCTGACCTGGACCTTCGGGGCTGTGCCCAAGCGCGAACGCGACCCGACCTTCGACTTCTCGGCCCCGCCGACGGGGGGCTGA
- a CDS encoding helix-turn-helix domain-containing protein: MPAVINVDVLVLAGAAPSSLSLTLDLLETANRLKQQDGGAAAFNVALSGSGAGAARDFLGVDYPRNHGAAPDLVIMPSLREAGRGISAERFFEDDALIARQRLMRAAAAGAQIATSCSGVFLLASTGLLDGRKATTSWWLSTVFARSFPAVRLQRNASVVIDGAMATAGAPLAQLDLMLSLISRHAGGALAERCSRHLLMTEHASPARLMASSFLATSDERVAAAERWAMERLAETFAVDDLAGAAGLTSRTFARRLHRATGLSPVRFLQQLRVRRALDLLRTTRLPFDEIARRVGYAEPSTLRRLFRREGAAGAREIRGAALTAQV, encoded by the coding sequence GTGCCCGCCGTGATCAACGTCGATGTCCTTGTCCTGGCCGGCGCCGCGCCTTCCAGCCTGTCCCTGACCCTCGACCTGCTGGAGACCGCCAACCGGCTGAAACAACAGGACGGCGGGGCGGCGGCGTTCAATGTCGCGCTCAGCGGGTCGGGGGCCGGGGCGGCCCGGGACTTTCTGGGGGTGGACTACCCGCGCAATCACGGCGCGGCGCCGGACCTGGTGATCATGCCCAGCCTGCGTGAGGCCGGGCGAGGGATCAGCGCGGAACGATTCTTTGAGGACGACGCCCTGATCGCCCGGCAAAGGCTGATGCGGGCGGCGGCGGCGGGCGCCCAGATCGCCACCTCCTGCAGCGGTGTCTTCCTGCTGGCCTCGACGGGTCTGCTGGATGGCCGCAAGGCGACGACCTCCTGGTGGCTGTCGACGGTGTTCGCGCGCAGCTTTCCGGCGGTGCGCCTGCAGCGGAACGCCAGCGTCGTCATCGACGGGGCCATGGCCACGGCCGGCGCGCCGTTGGCCCAGCTGGACCTCATGCTGTCGCTGATCTCGCGCCACGCCGGCGGGGCGCTGGCCGAGCGCTGCTCGCGGCATCTGCTGATGACCGAACACGCCTCCCCCGCCCGCCTGATGGCCTCGTCCTTCCTGGCGACGTCGGACGAGCGGGTGGCGGCGGCCGAGCGCTGGGCGATGGAGCGGCTGGCGGAGACCTTCGCGGTCGATGACCTGGCCGGGGCCGCCGGCCTGACCTCGCGCACCTTCGCCCGCCGCCTGCACCGCGCCACCGGCCTGTCGCCGGTGCGCTTCCTGCAGCAGCTGCGGGTGCGGCGGGCGCTGGACCTGTTGCGGACCACCCGCCTGCCCTTCGACGAAATCGCCCGGCGGGTCGGCTATGCCGAACCTTCCACCCTGCGCCGGCTGTTCCGGCGCGAAGGGGCGGCCGGCGCGCGCGAGATCCGCGGCGCCGCCCTCACCGCGCAGGTCTGA